Proteins encoded in a region of the Nocardia asteroides genome:
- a CDS encoding FAD-binding oxidoreductase: protein MSLLGKAGHAPAARESGFAAHRAGVDRLLASYRAIPEHANVRLAKKTSNLFRARAANPAPGLDVSGLTRVIAVDPVAETADVAGMTTYEELVAATLPYGLVPLVVPQLKTITLGGAVTGLGIESTSFRSGLPHESVLEMDVLTGAGEILTATPDNEHADLFRGFPNSYGTLGYTVRLKIELERVQPYVALRHVRFRDLRALEATLATIVADRTYEGERVDYLDGVVFSAEESYLTLGRGTDEPGPVGDYTGMDIYYRSIQHDGDTPKRDRLTIHDYLWRWDTDWFWCSRAFGAQNPKIRRFWPKRYRRSSFYWKLVALDHKYHIGDRLEARKGNPPRERVVQDVEVPVERTADFVEWFLREVPIEPIWLCPLRLRETGATNLPGERTWPLYPLEPDRTYVNVGFWSAVPTVPGQQEGAANRAIERTVTEFDGHKSLYSDSFYGKDEFAALYGGTTYTELKKRYDPDQRLLDLYSKAVQRK from the coding sequence GTGAGTCTGTTGGGGAAGGCCGGACACGCACCGGCCGCACGCGAATCAGGATTTGCCGCGCATCGAGCGGGCGTCGACCGCCTATTGGCGAGTTACCGCGCGATACCCGAGCACGCCAACGTCCGGTTGGCGAAGAAGACCTCGAACCTCTTCCGCGCCAGGGCCGCGAACCCCGCGCCCGGTCTCGATGTCTCCGGGCTGACCCGGGTCATCGCGGTGGACCCGGTCGCCGAGACCGCCGACGTCGCCGGCATGACCACCTACGAGGAGCTGGTCGCCGCCACCCTCCCGTACGGGCTCGTGCCGCTGGTCGTTCCACAGCTCAAGACGATCACGCTGGGCGGCGCGGTCACCGGCCTCGGCATCGAGTCGACCTCCTTCCGCAGCGGTCTACCCCACGAGTCGGTGCTGGAGATGGACGTGCTCACCGGCGCGGGCGAGATCCTCACCGCGACGCCGGACAACGAGCACGCCGATCTGTTCCGCGGCTTCCCGAACTCCTACGGCACGCTGGGTTACACGGTCCGGCTGAAGATCGAACTGGAACGGGTGCAGCCGTACGTCGCGCTGCGGCACGTGCGTTTTCGTGATCTGCGCGCACTGGAAGCCACCCTCGCGACGATCGTCGCGGACCGGACCTACGAGGGCGAGCGAGTCGACTACCTCGACGGCGTCGTGTTCTCCGCCGAGGAGAGCTACCTGACACTGGGCCGCGGGACCGACGAGCCGGGCCCGGTCGGCGACTACACCGGGATGGACATCTACTACCGGTCCATCCAGCACGACGGCGACACGCCCAAGCGCGACCGCCTGACCATCCACGACTACCTGTGGCGCTGGGACACCGACTGGTTCTGGTGCTCGCGCGCCTTCGGCGCGCAGAACCCCAAGATCCGCCGGTTCTGGCCGAAACGCTACCGGCGCAGCAGCTTCTACTGGAAGCTCGTGGCGCTGGACCACAAGTACCACATCGGTGACAGGCTGGAAGCCCGCAAGGGCAACCCTCCGCGCGAACGGGTGGTGCAGGACGTCGAAGTGCCGGTGGAACGCACCGCCGACTTCGTGGAATGGTTCCTGCGCGAGGTCCCGATCGAGCCGATCTGGCTGTGCCCGCTGCGTTTGCGCGAGACCGGCGCCACGAATCTGCCGGGCGAACGGACCTGGCCGCTGTATCCCTTGGAGCCGGACCGGACCTACGTGAATGTCGGATTCTGGTCGGCCGTGCCCACCGTCCCCGGGCAGCAAGAAGGCGCGGCCAACCGCGCCATCGAACGCACGGTGACCGAGTTCGACGGTCATAAGTCGCTGTACTCGGATTCTTTCTACGGCAAGGATGAGTTCGCGGCGCTCTACGGCGGAACCACCTACACCGAACTCAAGAAACGCTATGACCCGGACCAGCGCCTGCTGGATTTGTATTCGAAGGCGGTGCAACGCAAATGA
- a CDS encoding SRPBCC family protein, with amino-acid sequence MGQVSASSSIDVAADPQRALEAIADYDTVRPRILSSHYRDYKVVEGGKGAGTVAEWTLQATEKRSRNVHAVVSVSDSIVTERDSNSTLVNTWTVTPEGAGARVTLRTTWKGAGGVKGIFEGIFAPLGLKKIQAEVLANLQRELA; translated from the coding sequence GTGGGACAGGTCAGCGCCAGTAGTTCGATCGACGTGGCAGCGGATCCGCAGCGCGCGCTGGAGGCCATCGCAGACTACGACACGGTGCGTCCGCGCATTCTCTCGTCGCACTACCGCGACTACAAGGTGGTCGAAGGCGGCAAGGGCGCGGGAACCGTCGCGGAATGGACTTTGCAGGCCACCGAGAAGCGCTCGCGTAACGTGCACGCGGTCGTCTCGGTATCGGATTCCATTGTCACCGAGCGTGACTCGAATTCGACCTTGGTGAACACCTGGACCGTCACCCCGGAGGGCGCGGGCGCGCGGGTTACGCTGCGGACCACCTGGAAGGGTGCGGGCGGCGTCAAGGGCATTTTCGAGGGCATCTTCGCGCCGCTGGGCCTGAAGAAGATCCAGGCCGAGGTACTCGCGAACTTGCAGCGCGAACTGGCCTGA